From a single Streptomyces sp. NBC_00377 genomic region:
- a CDS encoding beta-ketoacyl synthase N-terminal-like domain-containing protein, producing the protein MTLRRVPVAIVGMAVLLPGAAGLDAYWRNLRDGVDAIGEVPEGRWDAEYYRPGTASRPAVADRVYARRGGFVDGLAEVEVTRFGIMPHSVAGTEPDQLIALHVASAALDDAGGPDRLPDRGKAGVVLGRGGYLTPGLARLDQRVRTAGQLVRTLGELLPDLTSDQLGRVREAFTERLGPDSPESAIGLVPNLAASRIANRLDLRGPAYTVDAACASSLVAVDQAVGELASGRCDLMLAGGVHHCHDITLWSVFSQLRALSPSQRIRPFHRDADGILIGEGTGVVVLKRLADAERDGDRVYAVIRGTGVAGDGRAAGLVNPDPGGQANAVRQAWRAAGLDPAEPGSLGLLEAHGTATPAGDGAELTTLAEVFGPGDGDAVLGSVKSMIGHTMPAAGIAGLVKAALAVHHGTLLPTLHCDDPHPALARTRFRTLEKAADWETTARQPVRRAAVNAFGFGGINAHVVLEEAPGARRSRATAPPRPVLAVSEPEQVLLLAADSPAALAALLDTDDDTVRAAGLAPSRPHPEAGPARLGIVDPTAKRLALARRTVAGQRAWHGRADMWFRPAPLLGSGGGALAFLFPGLEGDFTPQVDDVAARFGLPAPTVTGDRTADVGRHGFGVVAVGRLLDAALRRSGIVPDAVAGHSVGEWTAMATAGLYAGEEVDAFMAGFDPAEVSVPGLAYGAIGASAGRVLAALRDEGGAGAGLVLSHDNAPHQSMVCGPEPAVEEFVRAFRARGVLSQVLPFRSGFHTPMLEPHLGPIKKAADRFRLRPPHTPLWSGTTAAPFPEDEAGIRSLFVRHLLEPVRFRQLAEALHSAGHRVFVQVGPGRLGSLVADTLDGRDHLVVAANSPHRSGLAQLRRVATALWTAGAPVAPSLAPVADTRARRPSVRLDLGGALVSLAPRRLAELRAELTGPRSGAHSPGRAAGRVGTSPLDALVGSSPMAAELSALLHETADTAAALMAARPADPAAARPAGPWHTSVHVSPDTMPYLLDHCFFPQRPGWPDIADRWPVVPATTIVQHLVDAAEQAAPGRVAVAVHGARFEEWLTATPAVDVPVTVTSEGADRFAVSFGPRARATVELAGSHAFPPPAPWPADPGAERVPEHTAAQLYDERWMFHGPAFRGVTELTAIGDRHVRGVITTPPAPGALLDNVGQILGYWIMATRTERTVVFPVGMRETRFYGPHPAPGSEVGCQVRITALTDTFLEADVQLTTHGTVWAELYGWQDRRFDNDPQTRPVERFPEHHTLSETRPGGWQLLHERWPDLASRELIMRNSLGGAERSQYAEHAPRGRRQWLLGRIAAKDAVRRWLWDQGEGPVFPAELRVRNDEAGRPYVTGVHGRVLPPLDVSLAHCAEAGVAIVRPRTPGPGPGIDIEEVTDRTAEALAVALGEPELLLLRRLSAESGDSEALWFTRFWAAKEAVAKAEGTGFAGRPRDFTVLDASPAGDRLTVSGRRERAYPVHCAPAANPARLPDRSYVVAWTTGHPTAEEYDPR; encoded by the coding sequence ATGACGTTGCGTCGGGTGCCGGTCGCCATCGTCGGCATGGCGGTGCTGCTGCCGGGCGCCGCCGGCCTGGACGCCTACTGGCGGAACCTGCGGGACGGTGTGGACGCGATCGGCGAGGTGCCGGAGGGGCGCTGGGACGCGGAGTACTACCGTCCCGGCACCGCGTCCCGTCCGGCCGTCGCGGACCGGGTGTACGCGCGGCGGGGCGGGTTCGTGGACGGCCTGGCGGAGGTCGAGGTCACCCGGTTCGGGATCATGCCCCACTCCGTGGCCGGTACGGAGCCGGACCAGCTGATCGCGCTGCATGTGGCCTCGGCCGCCCTCGACGACGCGGGCGGCCCGGACCGGCTCCCCGACCGGGGGAAGGCCGGTGTCGTCCTCGGCCGGGGCGGCTACCTCACCCCCGGCCTGGCCCGGCTCGACCAGCGGGTCCGCACGGCCGGGCAACTCGTGCGCACACTGGGCGAGCTGCTGCCGGATCTGACGTCCGATCAACTGGGCCGCGTGCGCGAGGCGTTCACCGAGCGGCTGGGCCCGGACAGTCCCGAGTCCGCGATCGGTCTGGTGCCCAATCTCGCCGCCTCCCGGATCGCCAACCGGCTGGACCTGCGCGGTCCCGCGTACACCGTGGACGCGGCCTGCGCGTCCTCCCTGGTCGCCGTGGACCAGGCGGTGGGCGAACTCGCCTCCGGGCGCTGCGACCTGATGCTCGCGGGAGGCGTCCACCACTGCCACGACATCACGTTGTGGAGCGTGTTCTCCCAGCTCCGCGCCCTCTCCCCCAGCCAGCGCATCCGCCCCTTCCACCGGGACGCCGACGGCATCCTGATCGGCGAGGGCACGGGCGTCGTCGTCCTCAAGCGGCTGGCCGACGCCGAACGCGACGGCGACCGGGTCTACGCCGTGATCAGGGGCACCGGGGTGGCCGGCGACGGCAGGGCGGCCGGGCTGGTCAACCCCGACCCGGGCGGTCAGGCGAATGCCGTGCGGCAGGCGTGGCGGGCCGCCGGGCTCGACCCGGCCGAACCCGGCTCCCTGGGTCTGCTGGAAGCGCACGGCACCGCGACGCCGGCGGGCGACGGAGCCGAACTGACCACCCTGGCCGAGGTGTTCGGACCCGGCGACGGTGACGCCGTCCTGGGGTCGGTCAAGTCGATGATCGGGCACACCATGCCCGCCGCCGGTATCGCGGGCCTCGTCAAGGCCGCGCTCGCCGTCCACCACGGCACGCTGCTGCCGACGCTGCACTGCGACGACCCGCACCCCGCCCTGGCCCGCACCCGGTTCCGCACCCTGGAGAAGGCCGCCGACTGGGAGACCACCGCACGGCAGCCTGTGCGCAGGGCCGCGGTCAACGCGTTCGGGTTCGGCGGGATCAACGCCCACGTCGTGCTGGAGGAGGCGCCGGGGGCACGCCGATCACGCGCCACGGCACCGCCGCGTCCGGTTCTGGCGGTCTCCGAACCCGAGCAGGTGCTGCTGCTCGCCGCCGACTCCCCCGCCGCCCTCGCCGCGCTCCTGGACACCGACGACGACACCGTACGGGCCGCCGGACTCGCCCCCTCCCGGCCGCACCCGGAGGCCGGACCGGCCCGCCTCGGCATCGTCGACCCCACCGCGAAGCGGCTCGCGCTGGCCCGCCGCACGGTCGCCGGGCAGCGCGCCTGGCACGGCCGCGCCGACATGTGGTTCCGTCCGGCCCCGCTGCTCGGGTCCGGAGGCGGCGCCCTGGCGTTCCTGTTCCCCGGCCTGGAGGGCGACTTCACGCCGCAGGTCGACGACGTGGCCGCCCGCTTCGGTCTGCCGGCCCCCACCGTCACCGGGGACCGGACCGCCGACGTGGGCCGCCACGGGTTCGGTGTCGTCGCCGTCGGCCGGCTCCTCGACGCCGCGCTGCGCCGTAGCGGCATCGTGCCGGACGCGGTCGCCGGGCACAGTGTGGGCGAGTGGACGGCGATGGCGACCGCCGGGCTGTACGCCGGGGAGGAGGTCGACGCCTTCATGGCGGGCTTCGACCCGGCCGAGGTGTCGGTGCCCGGGCTGGCCTACGGTGCGATCGGGGCGTCCGCCGGGCGGGTGCTGGCCGCCCTGCGCGACGAGGGCGGGGCCGGGGCGGGTCTGGTGCTCTCCCACGACAACGCGCCCCATCAGTCGATGGTGTGCGGCCCGGAGCCGGCGGTGGAGGAGTTCGTGCGGGCCTTCCGCGCCCGGGGTGTGCTCAGCCAGGTGCTGCCCTTCCGGTCCGGCTTCCACACGCCCATGCTGGAACCGCATCTCGGCCCGATCAAGAAGGCAGCCGACCGGTTCCGGCTGCGTCCGCCGCACACTCCGCTCTGGTCGGGGACGACCGCCGCGCCCTTCCCCGAGGACGAGGCGGGGATCAGGTCCCTGTTCGTCCGCCATCTGCTGGAGCCCGTCCGCTTCCGGCAGCTGGCCGAGGCGCTGCACTCGGCCGGGCACCGGGTGTTCGTCCAGGTCGGCCCGGGCCGGCTCGGCTCCCTGGTCGCGGACACCCTGGACGGCCGGGACCACCTGGTCGTCGCCGCCAACTCGCCCCACCGCAGCGGCCTGGCCCAGCTCCGCCGGGTGGCCACCGCCCTGTGGACGGCGGGCGCGCCGGTGGCCCCCTCCCTGGCGCCCGTCGCGGACACGCGGGCGCGACGGCCGTCCGTACGACTCGACCTGGGCGGCGCCCTGGTGTCCCTGGCACCGCGGCGGCTCGCCGAACTGCGTGCCGAGCTCACCGGACCGCGAAGCGGGGCACACTCCCCCGGCCGGGCGGCGGGCCGCGTCGGGACATCGCCGCTGGACGCCCTCGTCGGCAGTTCACCGATGGCCGCCGAACTGTCCGCCCTGCTCCACGAGACGGCGGACACGGCGGCCGCCCTCATGGCCGCGAGACCCGCCGACCCCGCGGCCGCACGGCCGGCGGGCCCGTGGCACACCAGCGTCCACGTCTCCCCCGACACCATGCCCTACCTGCTGGACCACTGCTTCTTCCCCCAGCGGCCCGGCTGGCCCGACATCGCCGACCGGTGGCCGGTCGTCCCGGCGACGACGATCGTGCAGCACCTCGTGGACGCCGCAGAACAGGCGGCCCCCGGCAGGGTGGCGGTCGCCGTGCACGGCGCGCGGTTCGAGGAGTGGCTCACCGCCACGCCCGCCGTCGACGTACCGGTGACCGTGACGTCCGAGGGCGCGGACCGCTTCGCTGTCTCCTTCGGCCCCCGGGCCCGCGCGACCGTCGAACTGGCCGGCTCCCACGCCTTCCCGCCTCCCGCTCCCTGGCCCGCCGACCCCGGCGCCGAGCGCGTCCCCGAGCACACCGCCGCCCAGCTCTACGACGAGCGCTGGATGTTCCACGGCCCGGCGTTCCGGGGCGTCACCGAACTCACCGCGATCGGCGACCGCCACGTGCGCGGAGTGATCACCACCCCGCCCGCGCCCGGCGCGCTGCTGGACAACGTCGGCCAGATCCTGGGCTACTGGATCATGGCGACCCGCACGGAGCGGACCGTCGTCTTCCCGGTCGGCATGCGGGAGACGCGCTTCTACGGGCCGCACCCGGCGCCGGGGAGCGAGGTGGGGTGCCAGGTGCGGATCACCGCGCTCACCGACACGTTCCTGGAGGCCGACGTACAACTGACGACCCATGGCACGGTGTGGGCCGAGCTGTACGGCTGGCAGGACCGCCGCTTCGACAACGACCCGCAGACCCGGCCCGTCGAGCGCTTCCCTGAACACCACACCCTGTCCGAGACCCGGCCGGGCGGCTGGCAGTTGCTGCACGAGCGGTGGCCGGACCTGGCGTCCCGCGAGCTGATCATGCGCAACTCCCTGGGCGGCGCGGAGCGTTCGCAGTACGCGGAGCACGCGCCGCGCGGGCGCCGACAGTGGCTGCTGGGCCGGATCGCGGCCAAGGACGCGGTACGGCGGTGGCTGTGGGACCAGGGCGAGGGCCCGGTCTTCCCGGCGGAGCTGCGGGTGCGCAACGACGAGGCGGGCCGGCCGTACGTCACCGGTGTGCACGGCCGGGTCCTGCCTCCGCTGGACGTCTCGCTGGCGCACTGCGCGGAGGCCGGCGTGGCGATCGTGCGGCCGCGCACACCGGGTCCCGGCCCGGGAATCGACATCGAGGAGGTCACCGACCGCACTGCGGAGGCCCTCGCCGTCGCCCTCGGCGAGCCCGAACTGCTGTTGCTGCGCCGCCTGTCGGCGGAGTCCGGTGACTCCGAAGCCCTCTGGTTCACCCGCTTCTGGGCGGCGAAGGAGGCCGTCGCAAAGGCGGAGGGCACCGGGTTCGCCGGCAGACCGAGGGACTTCACGGTGCTCGACGCGAGCCCGGCCGGCGACCGGCTGACCGTCTCGGGCCGTCGGGAACGCGCCTACCCCGTGCACTGCGCGCCGGCCGCCAACCCGGCCCGGCTGCCGGACCGTTCGTACGTAGTGGCCTGGACGACGGGACACCCGACCGCAGAGGAGTACGACCCCCGATGA
- a CDS encoding acyl carrier protein, whose product MTPPTPHPRTTAPATPSSTGPAPVTADEKAVLADITGMLARLLQDEYGLDDIAIDMQTTFNRDLELESIDLVTLAALLQERYGDRVNFAEFLAGMEFDEIIELTVGRLVEYVVTSLKAAEAS is encoded by the coding sequence ATGACACCCCCCACCCCCCACCCCCGCACCACGGCCCCCGCCACACCCTCCTCCACCGGCCCCGCCCCGGTGACCGCCGACGAGAAGGCCGTCCTGGCCGATATCACCGGCATGCTCGCGCGGCTCCTTCAGGACGAGTACGGCCTCGACGACATCGCCATCGACATGCAGACCACCTTCAACCGCGACCTGGAACTGGAGAGCATCGACCTGGTCACCCTCGCCGCCCTGCTCCAGGAGCGGTACGGCGACCGGGTCAACTTCGCCGAGTTCCTGGCCGGCATGGAGTTCGACGAGATCATCGAACTGACCGTCGGACGGCTCGTCGAATACGTCGTGACGAGCCTGAAGGCCGCGGAGGCGAGCTGA
- a CDS encoding alpha/beta fold hydrolase, which yields MAMVDTGSVRLHVQRIGPRQGRPATATVVLVHGLLTDSLASYYFTVAPAFAAAGLDVVMYDLRGHGRSERPAEGYTLDHNVDDLAALLDRLAVTGPVHLVGNSYGGTIAFGYAARHPGRAASVSLIESEPATAAWAVKLGGILERVVNQLAHNESDAIAWITANRGHNTARLARGAARLARETTLGRDIPASRVLTDEQVSAVRCPVLGLYGADSDLAGLAPWLRAVLPDCRTVVIPGHEHSVLVEASGTVGGHILSLVDEAGRVASEAAG from the coding sequence ATGGCGATGGTCGACACCGGCTCCGTCCGGTTGCACGTACAGCGGATCGGTCCCCGGCAGGGCCGCCCGGCCACCGCCACCGTGGTGCTGGTGCACGGGCTGCTCACGGACAGCCTGGCCAGCTACTACTTCACCGTCGCCCCGGCGTTCGCGGCCGCCGGTCTCGACGTCGTCATGTACGACCTGCGCGGGCACGGCCGCAGCGAGCGGCCCGCCGAGGGTTACACACTGGACCACAACGTCGACGATCTGGCGGCGCTGCTCGACCGGTTGGCGGTGACCGGCCCCGTGCATCTGGTCGGCAACTCCTACGGCGGCACGATCGCCTTCGGTTACGCGGCCCGTCACCCCGGGCGGGCGGCCAGCGTCAGCCTGATCGAGTCCGAACCGGCCACCGCCGCCTGGGCGGTGAAGCTCGGCGGGATCCTGGAACGGGTCGTGAACCAGCTCGCCCACAACGAGTCCGACGCGATCGCCTGGATCACCGCGAACCGGGGCCACAACACCGCCCGGCTGGCCAGGGGCGCGGCCCGGCTCGCCCGGGAGACGACCCTCGGACGGGACATCCCGGCCAGCAGGGTCCTCACGGACGAGCAGGTGTCGGCGGTGCGCTGCCCGGTGCTGGGCCTGTACGGCGCGGACTCGGATCTGGCCGGACTGGCGCCCTGGCTGCGGGCGGTGCTGCCGGACTGCCGGACCGTGGTGATCCCGGGCCATGAGCACTCCGTCCTGGTCGAGGCCTCGGGGACGGTCGGCGGGCACATCCTCTCGCTCGTCGACGAGGCCGGGCGGGTGGCGTCGGAGGCGGCCGGGTGA
- a CDS encoding glycosyltransferase, producing MSRFLFVVPPLTGHLNPAVGVASELTARGHRVAWACADPELVERLAGPAAGTVFACGGAPRGERPADLRGPQALKFLWEWYLLPLAEAMAPGVRAAVEAFRPQVVVADQQAFAGALVAERLGLPWATSATTSAELTDPLAGLPKVEEWLDGRLAGLRSAIGDPAGTADPRFSPHLVLAFSTPELAGEARPGVRWVGPSITSRPCGSDFPWEWLDGGRATVLVTLGTANTDVGGRFLEVCRSALRERADRMQGVIVDPGGTLEPGSDDKDVLVLPHVPQLALLARLERGGGAVVCHAGHNSVCEALWHGVPLVVAPIRDDQPVVAGQVADAGAGVRVRFGRVTVRQLGAAIDSVLDEPGHRAAAGLIRTAFRAAGGSTAAATHLEDLAGEFG from the coding sequence GTGAGCCGGTTCCTGTTCGTCGTACCGCCGTTGACCGGGCACCTCAACCCGGCCGTCGGCGTCGCCTCCGAACTCACCGCTCGGGGGCACCGGGTGGCGTGGGCCTGCGCCGATCCGGAGCTGGTCGAACGGCTGGCGGGACCCGCGGCCGGGACGGTGTTCGCCTGCGGCGGCGCACCGCGGGGCGAGCGGCCCGCCGACCTGCGCGGTCCGCAGGCGCTGAAGTTCCTGTGGGAGTGGTACCTGCTGCCGCTCGCCGAGGCGATGGCGCCGGGTGTGCGGGCGGCCGTCGAGGCGTTCCGGCCGCAGGTGGTCGTCGCCGACCAGCAGGCCTTCGCCGGGGCGCTGGTCGCGGAGCGGCTGGGCCTGCCGTGGGCGACCTCGGCGACCACCTCGGCCGAGCTCACGGACCCTCTCGCGGGACTGCCCAAGGTCGAGGAATGGCTGGACGGGCGGCTGGCGGGACTGCGGTCCGCGATCGGGGATCCGGCCGGCACCGCCGACCCGCGTTTCTCTCCGCACCTCGTCCTGGCCTTCAGCACACCGGAGTTGGCGGGCGAGGCACGGCCGGGCGTCCGCTGGGTCGGCCCGTCGATCACATCCCGCCCGTGCGGCTCCGATTTTCCCTGGGAGTGGCTCGACGGCGGCCGCGCCACCGTGCTGGTCACGCTCGGCACCGCCAACACCGACGTCGGCGGCCGGTTCCTCGAGGTGTGCCGGAGCGCGCTGCGGGAGCGGGCCGACCGGATGCAGGGCGTGATCGTCGATCCGGGGGGCACGCTGGAGCCCGGTAGCGACGACAAGGACGTGCTGGTCCTGCCGCACGTACCCCAACTCGCCCTGCTGGCACGGCTGGAGCGGGGTGGCGGCGCGGTGGTCTGCCATGCGGGGCACAACAGCGTGTGCGAGGCGCTGTGGCACGGGGTCCCGCTCGTCGTGGCGCCCATCCGCGACGACCAGCCGGTCGTGGCCGGCCAGGTTGCGGACGCGGGGGCCGGGGTGCGGGTGCGGTTCGGCCGGGTCACCGTGCGGCAACTGGGCGCGGCCATCGACTCCGTCCTGGACGAACCCGGACACCGCGCCGCAGCCGGCCTGATCCGTACGGCGTTCCGCGCCGCGGGCGGCTCCACCGCCGCGGCGACCCATCTCGAGGACCTGGCAGGGGAGTTCGGATGA
- a CDS encoding class I SAM-dependent methyltransferase, whose amino-acid sequence MSEEIKSAERIAGLRPGYQADIAGGPARFFEPRRTTCPWCGSPALTTRLRTTDLLQHKPGRFVLDRCGGCGHTFQNPRLNAEGLEFYYRDFYDGLGEKKLGDTFGGRTKMYRGRAESMLAHDPEPKAWLDVGTGHGHFCEAAREVLPRTTFDGLDFTDGVELAEREGRVDTGHRGSFPDLAPRLAARYDVVSMFHYLEHSTDPDRELRAARGTVRPGGHLLIEVPDPESRYARLLGRWWLPWLQPQHLHFVPVANLRERLTDLGFTVVAEQHAEPHDPVDLLAAVWLALDHAAPRDDAPWLPGPPNALRRTLRAALLLAGIPALLVGTLLDRFAVRPLSHRLGVSNAYRIVARRD is encoded by the coding sequence ATGAGTGAAGAGATCAAGTCCGCCGAGCGGATCGCCGGGCTGCGCCCCGGGTACCAGGCGGACATCGCCGGCGGGCCGGCCCGCTTCTTCGAGCCCCGCCGCACCACCTGCCCGTGGTGCGGCTCGCCGGCGCTGACGACCCGGTTGCGCACCACCGATCTGCTCCAGCACAAGCCGGGCCGCTTCGTCCTGGACCGCTGCGGGGGCTGCGGGCACACCTTCCAGAACCCGCGGCTGAACGCCGAGGGCCTGGAGTTCTACTACCGCGACTTCTACGACGGACTGGGGGAGAAGAAACTCGGGGACACCTTCGGGGGCCGTACGAAGATGTACCGGGGGCGGGCCGAGTCGATGCTGGCGCACGACCCGGAGCCGAAGGCCTGGCTGGACGTCGGCACCGGGCACGGTCACTTCTGCGAGGCCGCCCGGGAGGTGCTGCCCCGGACCACGTTCGACGGACTCGACTTCACCGACGGCGTCGAACTCGCCGAGCGGGAAGGCCGGGTGGACACCGGCCACCGGGGGAGCTTCCCGGATCTCGCACCCCGACTGGCGGCCCGTTACGACGTGGTGAGCATGTTCCACTACCTGGAGCACAGCACTGACCCCGACCGCGAACTGCGGGCCGCACGCGGGACGGTACGGCCCGGTGGCCATCTCCTCATCGAGGTGCCGGACCCCGAGAGCCGTTACGCCCGGCTCCTGGGCCGCTGGTGGCTGCCCTGGCTCCAGCCGCAGCACCTGCACTTCGTACCCGTCGCCAACCTGCGGGAACGGCTGACGGACCTGGGCTTCACGGTGGTGGCGGAGCAGCACGCCGAGCCGCACGACCCGGTCGACCTGCTGGCCGCCGTATGGCTGGCGCTGGACCACGCGGCGCCGCGCGACGACGCGCCGTGGCTGCCCGGGCCGCCGAACGCACTGCGCCGCACGCTGCGCGCGGCGCTGCTCCTCGCCGGGATCCCGGCGTTGCTCGTGGGTACCCTGCTCGACCGGTTCGCCGTGCGCCCCCTGTCGCACCGGCTGGGCGTGTCCAACGCCTACCGGATCGTGGCCCGGCGGGACTGA
- a CDS encoding alpha/beta hydrolase, translating into MPLLARPAVAALAAKTMQGLTRLASRRGGGAGSAASWQARFPEYPRDVRELTVMTSVAPAPVTVYATPTGTATRPPVHVNFHGGGYVMSMPEMDDGLCRILAAEAGVVVVNVRCVVAPQHPFPAATTQVYDVVRWVAEHGAEHGWDGGRLTVGGQSAGGGLAAAVARQALEQSGPPIALQVLHYPPLDLATSARDKKAAVARPVLRPWLGDIFDASYVPDARERAHPLVSPAGASDTADLRGIAPALVITAEYDLLRNEATRYAGRLKAAGALVEHHDVPGADHGYDATDDEKARTTYALMARHIRQATSVGTQQAS; encoded by the coding sequence ATGCCCCTTCTGGCCAGACCGGCGGTGGCCGCCCTCGCCGCCAAGACGATGCAGGGCCTCACCCGGCTGGCGAGCCGCCGGGGCGGCGGCGCCGGTTCCGCCGCCTCCTGGCAGGCCCGCTTTCCCGAATACCCGCGTGACGTACGTGAGTTGACCGTCATGACCTCCGTCGCACCGGCCCCGGTCACGGTGTACGCAACCCCGACCGGAACGGCGACGCGTCCGCCCGTGCACGTCAACTTCCACGGCGGCGGCTACGTGATGTCTATGCCCGAGATGGACGACGGGCTCTGCCGCATCCTCGCCGCCGAGGCGGGTGTGGTCGTGGTCAACGTCCGGTGCGTCGTCGCCCCGCAACACCCGTTCCCCGCCGCGACCACCCAGGTCTACGACGTCGTCCGCTGGGTCGCCGAGCACGGCGCGGAGCACGGCTGGGACGGCGGGCGCCTGACCGTGGGCGGGCAGAGCGCGGGCGGCGGACTCGCCGCGGCGGTGGCCCGCCAGGCCCTGGAGCAGAGCGGCCCGCCGATCGCGCTCCAGGTGCTGCACTATCCTCCGCTGGACCTGGCCACGAGCGCCAGGGACAAGAAGGCCGCCGTGGCCAGGCCGGTGCTGCGCCCCTGGCTCGGGGACATCTTCGACGCGTCCTACGTGCCGGACGCCCGCGAGCGGGCCCACCCGCTCGTGTCGCCCGCGGGCGCCTCGGACACCGCCGACCTCAGGGGCATCGCCCCGGCGCTGGTCATCACCGCCGAGTACGACCTGCTCAGGAACGAGGCGACGCGCTACGCCGGGCGGCTGAAGGCCGCCGGTGCGCTCGTGGAACACCACGACGTCCCGGGCGCCGACCACGGTTACGACGCCACGGACGACGAAAAGGCCCGGACCACCTACGCCCTGATGGCACGTCATATCAGGCAGGCGACCAGTGTCGGTACGCAGCAGGCCTCTTGA
- the lhgO gene encoding L-2-hydroxyglutarate oxidase, translating to MSDETIGIVGAGIVGLATAREIALSRPGTRVVVFEKEREVSLHQTGHNSGVVHAGIYYTPGSLKADLTVRGVALLRAYCEDRGLPYREIGKLVVAVREDELGRMNALYDRARNNHVPDLRRVSREEIREIEPNAGGVAALYSPRTAITDYPAIARAFAEDVVGSGGEVRTGFPVAGVREVPDGIEVASGATGTPGAEGPTRVRVDRLILCAGLHSDTVAGLARDRRDPRIVPFRGEYMLLRPERTDLVRGLIYPVPDPRYPFLGVHFTPRVDGSVEVGPNAVLALAREGYTRTRISPKDLLGLAAYPGVWRMAARHWRTGIREYRGSFSAAAFMRDAGLYVPGVGVQDVVRGGAGVRAQALDRDGTLVDDFRIHRVGRVTAVRNAPSPAATASMAIAEHIAEAAFGRA from the coding sequence ATGTCTGACGAAACGATCGGCATCGTGGGCGCCGGCATCGTGGGGCTGGCCACGGCCCGCGAGATCGCCTTGAGCCGGCCCGGCACCCGGGTCGTGGTCTTCGAGAAGGAACGGGAGGTCTCCCTCCACCAGACCGGCCACAACTCGGGCGTCGTGCACGCCGGCATCTACTACACGCCCGGCAGCCTCAAGGCCGACCTGACGGTACGGGGCGTGGCCCTGCTGCGCGCGTACTGCGAGGACCGCGGACTGCCGTACCGCGAGATCGGCAAACTGGTCGTGGCGGTCCGCGAGGACGAGCTCGGCCGGATGAACGCCCTCTACGACCGCGCCAGGAACAACCATGTGCCCGATCTGCGCAGGGTCTCCCGCGAGGAGATCCGGGAGATCGAGCCGAACGCCGGTGGCGTCGCGGCGCTGTACTCCCCGCGCACGGCGATCACCGACTACCCGGCGATCGCCCGTGCCTTCGCCGAGGACGTGGTCGGCTCCGGCGGAGAGGTGCGGACGGGCTTCCCCGTCGCCGGCGTCAGGGAGGTCCCCGACGGCATCGAGGTCGCCTCCGGGGCGACGGGAACCCCCGGGGCCGAAGGCCCCACGAGGGTGCGCGTGGACCGGCTGATCCTGTGCGCGGGCCTGCACTCCGACACCGTGGCCGGCCTCGCGCGGGACCGGCGGGACCCGCGGATCGTCCCGTTCCGGGGCGAGTACATGCTGCTCAGACCGGAGCGGACGGACCTGGTGCGGGGGCTGATCTATCCGGTGCCGGACCCTCGCTACCCGTTCCTGGGCGTCCACTTCACGCCCCGCGTCGACGGCTCGGTGGAGGTCGGCCCCAACGCGGTCCTGGCCCTGGCCAGGGAGGGGTACACACGCACCCGGATCTCTCCGAAGGACCTGCTCGGCCTCGCCGCCTACCCCGGCGTCTGGAGGATGGCGGCCCGGCACTGGCGGACGGGCATCAGGGAGTACCGGGGGTCGTTCTCGGCGGCCGCCTTCATGAGAGACGCCGGGCTGTACGTCCCCGGCGTCGGCGTCCAGGACGTCGTGCGCGGCGGCGCGGGCGTGCGCGCGCAGGCCCTCGACCGGGACGGCACCCTCGTGGACGACTTCCGTATCCACCGGGTGGGCCGGGTCACCGCCGTCCGCAACGCGCCCTCGCCGGCCGCCACGGCCTCGATGGCGATCGCCGAGCACATCGCCGAAGCCGCTTTCGGCCGAGCCTGA
- a CDS encoding alpha/beta fold hydrolase: MGERWEIRRAGARNAPHRVLMIPGGLCTTEFYADVMAEPAVAGLGMIAVTQPGFGRTEAPEDVSMDHYARLMAGLAADAGCDAVVGHSLGANLALEMAAQGLFEGPLVLLSPTFSRGDEAKFLTVLNALGRVPGAGAAAWAAMIRLLPRSMKREMPPHRAEALAAVMGANDPAVCRRIVRGYYAYLDRYPSLVPRLCASGVPAWVVRGDRDGIGLTAGERLGLLACPRVRMVTVPDAGHLLLVEQPAAVAEIIAEAATASVR, translated from the coding sequence ATGGGTGAGCGGTGGGAGATCCGCCGGGCGGGAGCGAGGAACGCCCCGCACCGGGTGCTGATGATTCCGGGCGGGCTGTGCACGACCGAGTTCTACGCGGACGTCATGGCCGAGCCGGCGGTGGCGGGGCTGGGCATGATCGCGGTGACCCAGCCCGGTTTCGGCCGCACCGAGGCGCCCGAGGACGTCTCCATGGACCACTACGCCCGGCTGATGGCGGGCCTCGCCGCCGACGCCGGCTGCGACGCGGTCGTGGGGCACAGCCTCGGCGCCAACCTGGCACTGGAGATGGCCGCGCAGGGGCTTTTCGAGGGCCCGCTGGTGCTGCTGTCACCGACCTTCTCGCGGGGCGACGAGGCGAAGTTCCTGACCGTGCTGAACGCCCTGGGCCGGGTGCCCGGAGCCGGTGCCGCGGCCTGGGCGGCCATGATCAGGCTGCTGCCGAGGTCCATGAAGCGCGAGATGCCCCCGCACCGCGCGGAAGCGCTGGCGGCGGTCATGGGCGCCAACGATCCGGCGGTCTGCCGGCGCATCGTCCGGGGCTACTACGCCTACTTGGACCGGTATCCGTCGCTGGTGCCGAGACTGTGCGCGTCCGGGGTGCCCGCCTGGGTGGTGCGCGGTGACCGCGACGGCATCGGCCTGACGGCCGGCGAGCGTCTGGGTCTCCTCGCCTGTCCGCGCGTCCGCATGGTCACCGTGCCCGACGCGGGGCACCTTCTCCTCGTCGAGCAGCCGGCCGCGGTTGCCGAGATCATCGCGGAGGCCGCCACGGCGTCGGTGCGCTGA